Proteins from a genomic interval of Nostoc sp. TCL240-02:
- a CDS encoding response regulator transcription factor, translated as MAPAKILVVDDDPAVRNLIQRFLIKQNYQVEAAEDGKTALALFEQFNPDLVILDVNLPDVTGFNLCQEMQSRNGVFVLMLTSRADEADKIRGFAKGADDYLTKPFGLGELEVRVGAILRRQRVITTAEQKRLVFEKLMIDPVRREVALNNQAVPLTALEFDLLHFLASHPGRVWRRAELIQEVWDYEYVGDQRVVDVHIGQIRKKIEIDASQPALIQTVRGVGYKFESPAHPQHLEAKS; from the coding sequence ATGGCTCCTGCCAAGATTCTTGTAGTTGACGACGATCCTGCGGTTCGGAATTTAATCCAACGCTTTTTGATTAAACAGAACTATCAGGTGGAGGCTGCCGAAGATGGAAAGACAGCCTTAGCTCTATTTGAGCAATTTAACCCTGATTTGGTGATTCTAGACGTGAATCTACCAGATGTAACGGGGTTTAACCTTTGCCAAGAGATGCAAAGTCGTAATGGTGTTTTTGTTCTGATGTTGACTAGCCGTGCTGACGAAGCTGACAAAATTCGCGGCTTTGCCAAAGGTGCTGACGACTATCTCACCAAGCCTTTTGGGTTGGGAGAGCTAGAAGTCAGAGTCGGAGCTATTTTGAGACGTCAGCGAGTGATAACTACTGCCGAGCAGAAACGCTTGGTATTTGAAAAACTGATGATTGATCCGGTGCGACGGGAGGTAGCACTTAATAACCAAGCAGTACCCTTAACTGCGCTGGAATTTGACTTGTTGCATTTTTTAGCAAGTCATCCCGGTCGAGTTTGGCGACGGGCAGAACTAATCCAAGAGGTGTGGGACTATGAATATGTCGGCGACCAACGGGTTGTAGATGTACATATTGGTCAAATTCGCAAGAAGATTGAAATTGATGCTAGTCAGCCAGCATTAATTCAAACTGTACGTGGCGTAGGCTATAAGTTTGAATCTCCTGCTCACCCCCAACATTTGGAAGCCAAGTCCTGA
- a CDS encoding HAD family hydrolase produces MLRLITDFDGPIIDVSERYYRVYQFCLEKTRRPNQEVQEMPKAEFWQLKRSRIPEKQIALNSGLDEDQAQEFAQLRRQTVHTEAYFNYDTLAPGAVDALLKIQQTGIDLAVMTMRRVRELDYAFKKYDLGRFFRENRCYCLSNDYVKTRDIEDKPLLMARALKELPPVTDTWMVGDTEADITAAKKYDVKVMAVECGIRDRTQLELYHPDLIVKDFSTAVDLVLKPKHLV; encoded by the coding sequence ATGCTAAGACTGATTACTGACTTCGACGGCCCAATTATTGATGTTTCCGAACGGTACTACCGTGTTTATCAATTTTGCTTAGAGAAAACCCGTCGCCCAAACCAAGAAGTGCAAGAAATGCCGAAAGCGGAATTTTGGCAGTTAAAGCGATCGCGCATTCCCGAAAAACAAATCGCCTTAAATTCAGGGTTAGACGAAGACCAAGCCCAAGAATTTGCCCAGTTGCGGCGGCAAACTGTGCATACAGAAGCTTATTTCAACTACGACACTCTCGCGCCTGGTGCTGTGGATGCACTATTAAAAATTCAACAAACTGGAATTGATTTAGCAGTTATGACCATGCGCCGAGTTCGAGAACTAGATTATGCCTTTAAAAAATACGATTTAGGGAGATTTTTCCGGGAAAATCGTTGTTATTGCCTGAGTAACGACTACGTTAAAACTCGTGATATTGAAGATAAGCCCTTGTTAATGGCTAGGGCATTAAAAGAACTACCTCCGGTTACTGATACCTGGATGGTAGGAGATACAGAAGCCGACATCACCGCAGCTAAAAAATATGATGTTAAAGTGATGGCTGTGGAATGTGGTATCCGCGATCGCACGCAATTGGAACTTTATCACCCCGATTTAATCGTTAAAGATTTCAGCACTGCTGTAGATTTAGTCTTAAAACCCAAACACCTTGTTTAG
- the pstB gene encoding phosphate ABC transporter ATP-binding protein PstB, with product MSNLIPAIKVKNISFYYGTTKAIEKVSIDIYQKQVTAIIGPSGCGKSTFIKILNRISELEGPVKVEGHVEFFGQNIYDPRVNINRLRRQIGMVFQKPNPFPISIYENVAYGMRIAGRNSKLELDEIVESALKSAALWDEVKDKLDKSALGLSGGQQQRLCIARALAVKPKVLLMDEPCSALDPIATMKVEELLHSLQSELTIAIVTHNMQQAARVSDFTAFFSTDETRIGQMVEFGATEQIFNNPLDPRTLDYISGRFG from the coding sequence TTGAAAAGGTATCAATAGATATTTATCAAAAACAAGTAACCGCAATTATTGGCCCTAGTGGTTGTGGTAAATCTACCTTCATCAAAATTCTTAATCGCATTAGCGAATTAGAAGGGCCTGTGAAAGTTGAAGGACATGTAGAATTTTTTGGTCAGAATATTTACGATCCTCGTGTCAACATCAACCGATTACGCCGCCAAATTGGTATGGTGTTTCAAAAACCGAATCCTTTTCCGATAAGCATTTACGAAAATGTTGCCTACGGTATGAGAATAGCAGGTAGAAATTCAAAATTAGAATTAGATGAAATTGTTGAATCTGCCCTTAAGAGCGCTGCTCTTTGGGATGAAGTAAAAGATAAGCTCGATAAATCAGCTTTAGGGCTTTCTGGTGGTCAGCAACAAAGATTATGTATTGCCCGCGCTTTAGCAGTCAAGCCGAAAGTTCTGCTGATGGATGAGCCTTGCTCCGCTCTTGACCCCATTGCCACCATGAAAGTTGAGGAACTCCTTCATAGCTTACAGTCTGAGTTGACAATTGCGATCGTTACCCATAATATGCAGCAAGCCGCCCGCGTTTCTGATTTTACGGCTTTCTTTAGCACCGACGAAACTCGCATTGGTCAAATGGTTGAATTTGGCGCTACAGAGCAAATCTTTAACAATCCACTAGACCCTCGTACCCTCGACTACATTTCAGGGCGTTTCGGTTAA
- a CDS encoding CPP1-like family protein: MSDQNPYEKLGVSEEASFDEIQDARNRLFEQHSGDAKHLEVIEAAYDAILMDRLRMRQEGKIKVPERIRFPELRVQSPPKESPTPREQSPAWLQRMLDQPTPADILLPGAWFLGLSSISLFYPEGGEQILQLALVVGVGTSIYFLNRKEGKFGRAVLFTLISLIIGLIAGGLVASWLLPQISSFTNLGTNQFSTVVTFILLWLVSSFLR, from the coding sequence ATGAGCGATCAAAATCCCTACGAAAAACTTGGGGTATCAGAAGAGGCTAGCTTCGATGAAATTCAGGATGCTCGTAATCGCCTATTCGAGCAACACAGTGGCGATGCCAAGCATTTAGAAGTAATTGAAGCGGCTTACGATGCGATTTTAATGGATCGCTTACGGATGCGCCAGGAAGGTAAAATTAAAGTTCCTGAGCGCATCCGGTTTCCAGAGTTGCGAGTGCAATCACCTCCTAAAGAAAGTCCAACGCCTCGTGAGCAGTCACCTGCATGGCTGCAACGGATGCTGGATCAACCAACACCTGCGGATATACTTTTACCAGGAGCTTGGTTTCTTGGTTTGAGTTCTATCAGCTTGTTTTACCCAGAGGGAGGCGAGCAGATTTTGCAGTTAGCATTGGTGGTTGGGGTAGGCACCAGTATTTACTTTCTCAATCGTAAAGAAGGCAAATTTGGCCGAGCAGTTTTGTTTACCCTGATAAGTTTAATCATTGGCTTAATCGCTGGGGGACTAGTTGCTAGCTGGCTCTTACCACAAATATCATCATTCACCAATCTGGGAACGAATCAGTTCTCTACTGTAGTAACGTTTATATTGTTGTGGTTGGTTAGTAGTTTTCTACGGTAA
- a CDS encoding SDR family oxidoreductase, with the protein MQDKVVVIVGATGGIGSALTHKLAPTGVRLVLAARDAVRLTTLATDLPGEVLTVPTDITDPQQVDILIEKTIAKFGQIDILVNAAGVGILKPYNSLEPADLDKMLDVNLKGSFYTTQAAAEEMQKRKSGHICNVVGILGKHSMGMAAAYSASKFGVVGFSKCMAEELKRFGIKFTLFYFGGVDSPFWDNVNLKVDRKKMLSPETAANAIFFALSAEPQAVPMEINIQPDSHLFF; encoded by the coding sequence ATGCAGGATAAAGTTGTCGTTATTGTCGGTGCTACTGGTGGTATTGGTTCAGCTTTAACCCATAAACTTGCGCCTACCGGAGTCCGGTTGGTATTGGCTGCAAGGGATGCAGTTCGTTTAACAACACTAGCTACTGATTTACCAGGGGAAGTTTTGACTGTTCCCACTGATATTACTGACCCCCAACAAGTAGATATTTTGATAGAAAAGACCATCGCTAAGTTTGGTCAAATCGATATTTTAGTGAATGCAGCCGGTGTAGGTATACTCAAGCCTTACAACAGCCTGGAACCTGCTGATTTAGACAAGATGCTAGATGTCAACTTAAAAGGCAGCTTTTATACCACTCAGGCGGCTGCTGAAGAGATGCAAAAGCGCAAGTCTGGTCACATCTGTAATGTCGTAGGAATTCTAGGTAAGCATTCGATGGGGATGGCAGCAGCTTATTCTGCTTCTAAATTTGGTGTTGTCGGTTTTAGCAAGTGCATGGCAGAGGAACTCAAGCGTTTTGGTATCAAGTTCACGCTATTCTACTTTGGTGGGGTAGATTCTCCTTTCTGGGATAATGTCAACCTAAAAGTAGATCGAAAAAAAATGCTCAGTCCTGAAACTGCTGCCAATGCTATTTTCTTTGCCCTTTCTGCTGAACCGCAAGCTGTGCCAATGGAAATTAATATTCAACCTGATAGTCATTTGTTCTTTTAG
- a CDS encoding NYN domain-containing protein — protein sequence MKCPLCESTSYYKNGRSNDQQNYLCKNCGKQFFEPALPCSLEMDLLANSNGHTKVSMADASELSLVKNLLEEKIIEQGLGSFNFILAEELLQTILSPDCLESAVLSQLLLRIQQENEIRHKLEKGISLLLLDAENLKLDINSELFLASICKSPLQVKIAFANWKNLNIGKQDIELYNRGYQLVHVPEGKNSADAKMIAFGASILRSYPTVKEILVCSSDGILNHLCNELQNQGLIVYWVRRQGQNLHIDNRNTGKITYYSLSMATEVPSFEKVIEPIQDLIKTEEESINAKLNSLMDVATSFQERCEINIKHNLNHTEKDNSFVESIKDQEKQEDFTEISNRKILDKLLFKIIQDIHINSPQTKLSVSKLGTELRKITGESPNSIIKKLKLGSNFTKYLESSPTFTLKASRKEYEVTALFCE from the coding sequence ATGAAATGTCCTCTGTGCGAATCTACTTCATATTATAAAAATGGTCGTAGCAATGACCAGCAGAATTACCTCTGCAAAAATTGTGGTAAACAATTCTTTGAGCCTGCATTACCTTGTTCCCTGGAAATGGACTTGCTTGCTAACAGCAATGGACATACTAAAGTATCTATGGCTGATGCGTCGGAACTTTCTTTAGTAAAAAACCTGCTAGAAGAAAAAATAATAGAGCAAGGTCTTGGCTCTTTTAATTTTATATTAGCTGAAGAACTGCTGCAAACTATATTATCGCCTGATTGCTTAGAATCTGCTGTGCTCAGCCAATTGCTTTTAAGAATTCAGCAAGAAAATGAAATTAGACATAAGTTAGAAAAAGGAATCTCTCTTCTCCTTTTGGATGCAGAAAACTTAAAATTAGATATTAATTCAGAATTATTTTTAGCAAGTATTTGTAAATCTCCTCTTCAAGTTAAAATTGCATTTGCTAACTGGAAAAATCTCAATATTGGGAAGCAAGATATTGAACTATATAACCGTGGCTACCAACTTGTCCATGTGCCTGAAGGTAAAAATAGTGCTGATGCAAAAATGATTGCATTCGGTGCTTCTATCTTACGCTCTTACCCAACAGTTAAAGAAATATTAGTCTGTTCTAGCGATGGAATTTTAAACCATCTTTGTAACGAACTCCAAAATCAAGGATTAATTGTCTATTGGGTACGTAGACAAGGGCAAAATTTGCATATAGACAACCGGAATACTGGCAAAATAACTTATTATTCTTTGTCAATGGCAACAGAAGTTCCATCTTTTGAAAAAGTGATTGAGCCAATTCAAGATTTAATTAAAACTGAAGAGGAATCAATTAATGCTAAACTAAACAGCTTAATGGATGTTGCAACTTCATTTCAAGAAAGATGCGAGATAAATATTAAACATAATTTAAATCACACAGAAAAAGATAACTCATTTGTTGAATCTATTAAAGACCAAGAAAAACAAGAAGATTTTACGGAAATTTCTAATCGAAAAATATTAGATAAATTACTATTTAAAATTATTCAAGATATACATATAAATTCTCCCCAAACTAAATTGTCTGTGTCTAAGCTAGGTACAGAGCTACGGAAAATCACAGGAGAATCACCCAATTCAATTATCAAAAAATTAAAGTTAGGTTCTAATTTTACTAAATATCTAGAATCATCTCCCACATTTACATTAAAAGCGAGTCGGAAGGAATACGAGGTAACAGCACTATTTTGTGAATAG
- a CDS encoding transposase yields the protein MPYSSSLTDEEWEILEPLLPTILPAKKQTRPANWTKRELLDGIFYQLKNGCNWEDLPKDLPPYSTVYWHYKQWRAKGVIEELMRVLHGRVREQVKKKLSGRR from the coding sequence ATGCCGTACTCTAGCAGCCTAACAGACGAAGAATGGGAAATTCTCGAACCCCTACTGCCGACTATATTGCCTGCTAAGAAACAGACTAGACCCGCCAACTGGACAAAAAGAGAACTCTTAGATGGCATCTTCTATCAACTAAAGAATGGCTGCAATTGGGAAGACTTACCCAAGGACTTGCCCCCCTACTCGACTGTATATTGGCATTACAAGCAGTGGCGGGCCAAAGGAGTGATAGAAGAATTGATGAGAGTTTTACATGGACGAGTGCGTGAACAGGTAAAAAAAAAGCTAAGTGGACGACGCTGA
- a CDS encoding phosphate ABC transporter ATP-binding protein — protein sequence MSKLIPAIRVKNFSFSYETQKIVEGVSMNIYQNQITAIIGSSGCGKSTFIKSLNRMSELEGEVKVEGKVEFFGQSIYERRVNINRLRRQVSMVFPKPNLFPMSVYDNVAYGVKLIGWHPKVELDGIVESAIKAAELWDEVKNKLHKSALELSGGQQQRLCIARALAVKPNVLLMDEPCSGLDPAGSMKIEHLIHNLRSELTIVIVTHNMHQVTRLSDFTAFFHSNENRITQMVEFGTTHKIFTNPVDSRTRDYVFARVN from the coding sequence ATGAGTAAACTAATTCCAGCCATCAGAGTCAAAAACTTCAGCTTCTCTTACGAGACTCAAAAGATAGTTGAAGGCGTGTCAATGAATATTTACCAAAACCAAATCACGGCAATTATTGGTTCTAGTGGTTGTGGCAAGTCTACTTTTATTAAATCGTTAAATCGCATGAGTGAATTAGAAGGAGAAGTCAAGGTTGAAGGAAAAGTAGAATTTTTTGGACAGAGTATTTATGAGCGTCGGGTCAATATAAATCGATTACGTCGCCAAGTTAGTATGGTTTTTCCCAAGCCAAATCTTTTTCCTATGAGTGTTTACGATAATGTTGCTTATGGAGTGAAATTGATTGGATGGCATCCGAAAGTAGAATTAGATGGGATTGTAGAATCTGCCATCAAAGCTGCCGAACTTTGGGATGAAGTGAAGAATAAGTTGCACAAGTCTGCTTTAGAACTTTCTGGTGGTCAACAACAAAGATTATGTATTGCTCGGGCTTTAGCAGTAAAACCAAATGTTTTGTTGATGGATGAGCCTTGTTCAGGTCTTGATCCTGCTGGTAGCATGAAAATTGAGCATTTGATCCATAACTTGCGCTCTGAGTTAACAATTGTGATTGTTACTCACAATATGCATCAAGTTACTCGCCTATCTGATTTTACGGCTTTCTTTCATAGTAATGAAAATCGTATTACTCAAATGGTTGAATTTGGTACTACACATAAAATTTTTACTAACCCCGTAGATTCTCGCACCCGTGACTATGTTTTCGCCCGCGTTAATTAA
- the hppD gene encoding 4-hydroxyphenylpyruvate dioxygenase codes for MKIDHVHFYVEDAKMWRDWFVHHLGFQPVADRTNSFHTCTEVVKNGDVCFFLSSPLLPTSPVTEFLRQYPPGVADVAFAVEDVEAAIAQAQKYGARILQPIQERQIGTAFLKCGKIAAWGGLTHTLIEKSFVSSHSSLVFDKGQMTNENTFIAIDHIVLNVAVGELENAVAWYENILDFEPQQAFKIKTNRSALHSQVMVSHNGSVQLPINEPASRNSQIQEFLDVNRGPGIQHIALRTTNLVSAIAKFRASGLSLLSVPQTYYTQLKQRPGLPLSLLEIEAIAQQEILVDWQEYTSAGAQKIAPLLLQIFTQPIFEQPTFFFEFIERRSQAKGFGEGNFRALFEAIESEQIKRGTLQ; via the coding sequence ATGAAAATTGATCACGTTCATTTCTATGTAGAAGATGCCAAAATGTGGCGAGATTGGTTTGTACACCATCTTGGTTTTCAACCAGTAGCCGATCGCACCAATTCATTTCACACTTGTACAGAAGTGGTGAAAAATGGTGATGTCTGCTTTTTTCTATCTTCACCACTGTTGCCTACAAGTCCAGTAACTGAGTTTCTGCGTCAATATCCACCGGGTGTGGCAGATGTGGCTTTTGCTGTGGAAGATGTGGAAGCTGCGATCGCACAAGCTCAAAAATATGGTGCTAGAATCCTACAACCCATCCAGGAACGCCAGATAGGTACGGCATTTCTCAAGTGTGGCAAAATTGCCGCCTGGGGTGGACTGACTCATACATTGATAGAAAAGTCATTTGTCAGCAGTCATTCCTCATTAGTTTTTGACAAAGGACAAATGACAAATGAGAACACTTTTATTGCCATAGATCACATCGTGTTAAATGTGGCAGTTGGTGAATTAGAAAATGCTGTGGCTTGGTATGAAAATATCTTAGATTTTGAACCCCAGCAGGCTTTTAAAATTAAAACCAACCGTTCTGCTTTACACAGCCAGGTGATGGTTTCGCATAACGGTAGCGTCCAATTGCCAATTAATGAACCAGCTTCCAGAAATTCTCAAATTCAGGAATTTTTAGATGTCAATCGGGGGCCAGGTATTCAACATATTGCCTTACGGACAACTAATCTTGTAAGTGCGATCGCTAAATTTCGCGCCAGTGGTTTATCCTTACTCTCAGTTCCTCAAACCTATTACACTCAACTAAAACAGCGTCCAGGATTGCCTTTATCACTTTTAGAAATTGAGGCGATCGCTCAACAAGAAATTCTCGTAGACTGGCAAGAATATACTTCCGCAGGGGCACAAAAAATCGCGCCCTTATTACTGCAAATTTTCACCCAGCCAATATTTGAACAGCCGACATTTTTCTTTGAATTTATTGAGCGCCGTTCCCAAGCTAAAGGTTTTGGCGAAGGTAACTTTCGCGCCTTATTTGAAGCTATTGAAAGCGAACAAATTAAACGTGGCACTTTGCAATGA
- a CDS encoding transposase, which produces MRVLHRKGIVSTFSTNGIKRHLAVDTLGFPFFTHCTKANVSDDRGLIEMLTKNIDYFQSKPVNIPKITILLDHGYHPEYLREELEKVYPQMMTKIRFELSAKPSKQQNKELGKSGFVPVAARWVIERSNAWIERCKILVKNFERTLDNATAKVNLCFIRLMLQRLAASS; this is translated from the coding sequence ATGCGAGTATTACATCGAAAGGGTATTGTTTCTACTTTCTCGACAAATGGCATTAAAAGACATCTAGCCGTTGATACCCTGGGGTTTCCCTTCTTTACTCATTGCACTAAAGCAAATGTATCTGATGATAGGGGTTTGATTGAGATGTTGACTAAAAACATTGATTATTTCCAGTCAAAACCCGTCAATATTCCCAAAATCACCATTCTGCTAGACCACGGTTATCACCCTGAGTATTTGAGGGAGGAGCTAGAAAAAGTTTATCCCCAAATGATGACGAAAATCAGGTTTGAACTTTCGGCAAAACCATCAAAACAACAAAACAAAGAATTAGGGAAATCTGGGTTTGTTCCGGTTGCCGCGAGGTGGGTAATTGAACGGTCAAATGCTTGGATTGAGAGATGCAAAATTCTCGTTAAGAACTTTGAGAGAACTCTAGATAATGCAACTGCCAAGGTTAATCTTTGTTTCATTCGGCTAATGCTTCAGAGGCTTGCAGCCTCTTCTTAG